AGTGGACAATCGGGGATAACTGTATGTGCAGGAAATAGCAGTGCATCGGGTTGCGTGTCTGCTAACAGTTCTGGATAAAATCGCCAAAACCACCAGAAAACCTTTTTGGCGTTGGCTTCACTTTTTATCTGGCTGATATCTGGTGCGTTGCGTAGAGGTTGCAAAGTTGTGACTTGCTGTTTTTGACCACTGATGGGATGACGAACAGTAACTTGTTGGGTGTTTTCTCTGCGTTCTATATGAAATAAATTAACACGGTCTGATGATGAGGCGATATCTTGGGCGTGTTTACCCATCCCTGCATTGCTATTGATTCCATTCCACCAATTGTTTAAATTGTCAATGTCATGATTTAGACAATCTAGTTGCAATAATACATGATTTCCCCAGTCAGCAAATTCTGGCGCTTGTAGTAGTGCATATAACTTTCTTTGGTAGAAATTCATTTGGCTATAAATATATGGCTATAAAGTATGAAACGATGATAAACTCAGAATTTCAGATTATGAGTTATTTTTTTAATTTACTCAAAATTAATTTTGAATATATAAAAAATATTACTCTAATCGAAAAAGTACCACCGTATAAATACGATGAAATTAAATTATCTTTATATAAATACATTTAGTCGGATTTAAATGTTTACGTGTAATCTAGGTGCGATCGCTTGACATGACACTGGATACGATCGCCATAATTGTCAAATTTAGGTGCGAACGCTTGACATGACACTGGATGCGATCGCCATAATTGTCAAATTTAGGTGCGATCGCTTGACATGACACTGGATGCGATCGCCATAATTGTCAAATTTAGGTGCGATCGCTTGACATGACACTGGATGCGATCGCCATAATTGTCAAATTTAGGTGCGAACGCTTGACATGACACTGGATGCGATCGCCATAATTGTCAAATGTAGGTGCGAACGCTTGACATGACACTGAATGCGACCGCCATAATTGTCAGATGTAGGTGCGATCGCTTGACATGACACTGGATGCGATCGCCATAATTGTCAAATGTAGTGGATGTTTGAAAAGTCCTGTTATTGGTAGCAAAATGTTTGAGATCCCCCTAAATCCCCCTTAAAAAGGGGGACTTTGAGAAGTTTTCCCCCCTTTTTAAGGGGGGTAGGGGGGGATCATCTGGTGCTTAAAATCACAGCCAAACACTTTTCAAATAACCTCTTAGGTGCGATCGCTTGACATGACACTGGATGCGATCGCCATAATTGTCAGATGTAGGTGCGATCGCTTGACATGACACTGGATGCGATCGCTATAATTCTAAAATCTAGAGGACATCCTTGGCTTTCGTATATTGTCCAATAACAAAAAAACTGTAGCCTAGTATACCATTTGTGGGATAGGCATAATGCCTGAAACCCTGATTCTCTCGTTCTATCCCACAAATCGCTCTCTATATATGGGTTTGATGCCTCTTGATGATAAACTTATTGCTAATAATTATCAATTATCTCGGAAAAAATTTGCATCCCACGAAAAAGTGCTGTAGACTTATTGCTGGGTAAGGCTTTCAGCGACTACCCTTTAAACTTCTTCGGAAGTTGAACTAATGGAAACACCTGCCAAGTTTCCTAATGAGGTAAACGTGACAGCTTTAAACTTCTTCGGAAGTTGAACTAATGGAAACTTTTGACTCAAGTACAACCTCTACAACACTACTTTCTTTAAACTTCTTCGGAAGTTGAACTAATGGAAACTTATCGTACAGGTGGTTATCTTGCTCTGTAGCAATCACTTTAAACTTCTTCGGAAGTTGAACTAATGGAAACGTAACAGTGTAAGGAATGCGGCCAACATGACTTCTACTTTAAACTTCTTCGGAAGTTGAACTAATGGAAACTTTTGTAAATCTAAAGTTGGTTGTAGATTTTCATCGCTTTAAACTTCTTCGGAAGTTGAACTAATGGAAACATTAACAACAGGTGTTTCTGGACTGGCGGGAACAATTCTTTAAACTTCTTCGGAAGTTGAACTAATGGAAAAATACAAAGCCTACAGCTTAATAAAGCTGTAGGCTTATGCTTTTAATCTATTTAAATTCCCAAATATAGCAGTTAGATATCCTACTTAGTAAAAAGTTAAAAGTAAAACAAGATAAATCTCATTTCACTTTTAACTTCAGACCTTAAAATTGGTCAACACGCAGATGTTTCCATGAAATCGACTTCAGATGAAGCCAGTTAATTCAAATTCTTTATTTCAGAACTACTTCGCACGCCTTGGAAATCAAAAATAATCAAAAACTTGATACTTTTAGTTGAGTTTTGCAAAACCTGAAGATAAGCAGCTGCATCATTGTGGTGGCGAAATCGTGCAACAATATTAGAATCGTCATTTACCACAGCAACTTCAACAGGATTTAACTGTCGTTGTTGTTTAGGTAAAACACGGATAATACACCACGGATGCAACTGCTTATAATAGGTCATAAAAACTCCCTTCCTAATGCTGGTAAATCTTATGAACACCAGCTTTGAATTAACTACTACTACCGTAGCTCTGAAGTATTTTTCAAGACAGGGCAAGATGCTATTGACAAAATAAACTATTCGTGGATATCTAAAATAGATTGAGTTTTAACCAGTGTAATACTTCTTGGGGAATCTCCTCAAAATGTTCGAGTAATAAATTCATCAAAGCCAGATTTAGGGAATCATTTCGTGTCGGATAACGTTGATTTTTACCATTTCTAAACCAACCACGCACAGTTGAGTCAGAACGGGAACATATCAAAGCAATCTGTTCGTAACTTACACCCCACTTCGCATAAAAATCTGTCGGTTTCATAGCAAACTCCCAATTACTGTAGAGCAAAATTAGATGTCGTTCGCGTGTGGTAATTTGACGAGGGTTAGACATCATAAATTTGTCAAAGGTGGAAAAGTATAAATCAAAAGGAAGCAATAAACAGTCCGTAATAACAGACTGTTGCTATTAGTTTGTAATTGCAATAGCCGTTAGGGAAATTGAAGAAGGCAGAAGGCAGAGGGCAGAAGGAACTTTTTCGTTGGGGATTCAGACCCCAACCAATTGTAAGCACCGTATAGACGGTGGGGTTTTATACCCTTGTTCGGTTCGGTCACAGGCAGAGGGAGGAGGCAGTATTCCCTTCTGCCTTCTGCCTCCTGCCCTCTGCCTTTCTTGATAAATTAATGGGAATCTAAAAAAGTCACCTCAATCACTTCTCCCTCCCCGTATCGCCAATAAAATCGCTTTGCCATAGATGCAGCAGAACTCCAAATATCACCTCCTTTGGTACGATAGCGATGAGTTCTCAAACTCCGGTAAGCTGGGCCATTATTCACAAAACATTCAAAAGCTTTTTCGTATTGCTTGCGGTCTTCTTTTGGTAAATCATCAAGCTGTTTTTGAACTTTTGGAGCAAAAATCAAACAAAACTTGACAGATTGAACTTGCATTCAATTATTTATAATTATCCCAACTCGACCGAAAGCCCAGGTTGATTTTGACGCTATGGGGGTGCGCGTGCTTGCTTGCAAATATTCATTTTGGTTATAATTAATGTATTCAGAAGTCCTGAGTCCAATGATTACTTTTTTAACTCAGCACTGTTTCAGAAAATGTTGTCCAAATCGTAGTAGCTAAACGATGAATGCAGCATCATCAATGCTAAATTCAGCTTGCGTCCCAACCACTGCGATTTTGCAACGAGTGTGTGCAGACATGGGATAAAATCTCACTTGGTCTTCGCGTCGGTTAACAAGTCGCGTTAGGTATTTAGATAAGTTTTCAAATTGTTTCTCATCTAAGACGCACTCAAAAACCGATTTTTGTACCCGCAACCCATAACTTTCGAGGAGTTTTGATACCTTCTTGCGACGGGTATCGCTAACAATGTCATAGCAAACCAGATAAAACATAACTACTTCACCAAGCTTAATACTGGTTTTTTGTTTTCAGCAATATTGGTGAAACTGGAATGATTGGGGTGAAATTTTAATGCTAATGGGCGATAATATTCCACATCCCCCAACAAAGATGAAATATATTCCCGCACCTGCAAATCTATACATTGACGGTAACTAACTTCTCCAGCGTAGGGATGCAAGACAAAAGTTTTTAACTTTCCTTCCCAATGTTGCAAAAAGCGTTGGATATGACTATGAATTCTTTTTCCATTTCCATTTCCATTTCCATTAGTCTTGGTAAGATGGCGGACAAAATTTAACACCAAATCATCTACGATAGGTGCGCGAAACTCGGCGCTAAAATCCCATGCTAAAGGAAGTTCATGATAGCCGTCGCGGTATAAAATACCGTAACCTGGGTGGAGTCCTACGGTTTGGAGATGGGTATAAACATATTGATGTAGTAGTTGATTTCCCAGGTCTAGAAATCTGCTAATTTCTTTTGCAGTTATGTGAGAATCTGAGGTTTCAAAGCTGAGTAGAGAAGCAACAGCAGAATAGTAAGTTTTGTCTGCTTCTTGGATGTATTCGTGTAATTCGTCAATAGATGGTGCTAGTGATAAGTTATCCATCAACAGTTGCAAATAATTTAATGCGCGTTGGATTGTCTGGTCTACATAATAACGAGTCCAACTTTGCAAAAAAGTCTGTTGATTGTGTAATTTCGCCCAAATTATACTTTCTGCTGTTGCGCGATTAAATTCAATATCATGCAAGCGTTGGCGCTGGTAAGTCAGGTATTTAACTGGACTTGGGGATATATTTTCTAATCGTCCTACATATTCACCATTTTCGGTAAAATATGAGACAGGAATTTGATTTAAGCGAACTATTTGCATGACATCTTTTGGCAGTTTAATATTGCCAAATATGATGAATTGGCTAATGTTGGTAATTCGGATATAAAAACGTTGTTTTTCTTCTCGAAATACCTTGAAATATTGTCCTTGGACTTTAAAAGTTGCGTCCTTTTGAGTGATATAAATTGTAGACATAGGTGGAATTAAGTAAAAGGGATGAAGTAAAAAGTTAAAGGCTTTATTGATTTCGCCATTTCATTTTTTACTTGATTCCATCTTCGCAAATGTCTATATGAGTATGTATTTGAGTAAAAGCTATTTTTATATGAGTTTGTATATAATTTATATGACTTATGATTACTCATTAAAAAATCGGAGTATGGTTCTCCGATTTTTTTAGTTATTTCTTGTTGATAAAAGACTGAAAGTGCTAATTTCTAACACTCAAGTAAGTGCCTTGATTAGCAGGGCTATTTCATTCTCATCTAGCCCGCCTCAGAATGAATTCTGAGTCTAATAGCGAAAGTCGTCTAAGAGGATGTTTGAAAAGTCCTTTTGTCGGTATTAAATATTTTTTTACCCCACCCTAACCCTCCCCTTATAAAGGGGAGGGAACTAGATTTTCCGGTTTCCCCCCTTTACAAGGGGGGATTAAGGGGGGTAATAATGTGATTAAAATAAGAGGATGTTTTAAAAGTGGTTGGCTGTAATTTTAGGCACTTGTTGATCCCCCTAACCCCCCTTAAAAAGGGGGGAACCGGAATCAAAGTCCCCCTTTTTAAGGGGAGCCACTGCGTTGGGCGGGTTCCCCGACTTGAAGCACGTGGCGTGGATTTAGGGGGATCTAAAACTTTTTGCTACCGACCAGAGGACTTTTAAAACATCCTCTAAAGACGACTGAGTAAAGGTTATAGTCCGTTATATCATGTCCGCCAAATTACTTATGATATGTCATTGCTTCACTTCGCTCGCAATGACATATATTTTGTATGACTTTTTAACTCCTAAAAAGGCATAGAGTCAACAGCCTAGTTAGGAAGTTAAGTTGATCGGGTTTTGTAGAATAGACACAAATCTTGATATCACCTAAATCACTTGCTGTATATTTCAATTGTTGCAAGCAACTATATGAGTACATATATGAGTAATTGACGAAAATATATGACTTCGTATATGAGTTAAGGAACAACCTCTAATCAAATAACTTTTAAGAAAGCATGCCTGTAGTTTCTCTCATCGCGTCACCATCGGGTACTCAACGGGCTAGACAAGCTCTAAGACGTTTAAGTTTAACTCAAAGTGCTTTGGTAAATGAAAGAGGAATTGCATCTTGGTCTACTGTCAACAATTTCTTTAACGGAAAACCTGTTAGACGAGAGATATTTATGGAGATTTGTGAAGAACTCAACTTAAATTGGCAAGATATTGTTATATCATTTTCAGAAGATGAAGAAAATACTCTACAGTTAACACCTCTCAACAAAATTTGGCAAGAACTAATAGCACTTGCTTCCCTAACAGAAGAAATGGGAATGGTATTGGTCAAAGAACAAACATTGGGTTGGGGGAAGAATATATCCAATCGTTACGAGAAATCGGTACATTTAGGAAGTTATATTCAGTTTGAAATAAATTTACAAGCACCAGGATATTTATTATTAATTCAAAGAGATACATTAGGAGAAGTCTGGTGTTTTTGTCCATCGCATTTCGCACCTCAGCCAGAATTAGAAGAGGGGAAAACAAGTTTTCCACAAGAAGGCTCAACGATGACCTCATTTCACATCGAAGGTACACCAGGTAAAGAACAAATTTTGGCAGTAGTTACACCAGATGTACCTAATTTTCAATGGTTAATGCCAGAAAACGATGAAGTATTGAAAATCACTGATAACTTTCTGATGGAATTACTA
This genomic interval from Nostoc sp. KVJ3 contains the following:
- a CDS encoding DUF4384 domain-containing protein, coding for MPVVSLIASPSGTQRARQALRRLSLTQSALVNERGIASWSTVNNFFNGKPVRREIFMEICEELNLNWQDIVISFSEDEENTLQLTPLNKIWQELIALASLTEEMGMVLVKEQTLGWGKNISNRYEKSVHLGSYIQFEINLQAPGYLLLIQRDTLGEVWCFCPSHFAPQPELEEGKTSFPQEGSTMTSFHIEGTPGKEQILAVVTPDVPNFQWLMPENDEVLKITDNFLMELLNYLKINGATQILYTEYQIIE
- the cas2 gene encoding CRISPR-associated endonuclease Cas2, with the translated sequence MFYLVCYDIVSDTRRKKVSKLLESYGLRVQKSVFECVLDEKQFENLSKYLTRLVNRREDQVRFYPMSAHTRCKIAVVGTQAEFSIDDAAFIV
- the cas1 gene encoding CRISPR-associated endonuclease Cas1 — translated: MSTIYITQKDATFKVQGQYFKVFREEKQRFYIRITNISQFIIFGNIKLPKDVMQIVRLNQIPVSYFTENGEYVGRLENISPSPVKYLTYQRQRLHDIEFNRATAESIIWAKLHNQQTFLQSWTRYYVDQTIQRALNYLQLLMDNLSLAPSIDELHEYIQEADKTYYSAVASLLSFETSDSHITAKEISRFLDLGNQLLHQYVYTHLQTVGLHPGYGILYRDGYHELPLAWDFSAEFRAPIVDDLVLNFVRHLTKTNGNGNGNGKRIHSHIQRFLQHWEGKLKTFVLHPYAGEVSYRQCIDLQVREYISSLLGDVEYYRPLALKFHPNHSSFTNIAENKKPVLSLVK